A region from the Longimicrobium sp. genome encodes:
- a CDS encoding DUF2779 domain-containing protein — translation MYLTKSDYKVARTCATKLYYRKTGQFPNDTGDEYMRLLAEGGFMVEEIARQMHPGGRYIGFHGTPEQAAERTRHEIEQGDCVLFEATFVAGALHARVDVLVRRGDEVHLIEVKSASFPGDEHRARLQAGLPGVMRGKKPPHPLVDKWPPHVEDVAFQTWVARQALPGWHIRPFLMMPDRDARTELDGLWQWFRLERAPHGGRPAVTFHGDAEALRRKPFLAKVDISAEVELVLGEVIGAATEFVTSLVPQPRPILVPISVKCRECELHDETEAGDARLFAGCWGDLADVRPNLFDIYSVATIGGLRSPVANRLINERRVRLLDMDEAHLVKADGSVGAANTRQLIQLRNTRINREWVSEDFPRILDGFTYPLHFIDFETSALAIPYHAGMRPYEPVAYQWSCHTVPHPGAAPVHSEWINSTDAFPNREFAETLRNTVGDAGTVFMWATHERTILRKIHSQLAERGEADADVCGWAEELEGRLVDMNKLTFDHYFHPRMGGRTSIKYVVRAVWAENPRVRDAFPEYDGPGAACLYGSLPAVEIAGAPFEVREGTAAVRAYQAMMYGAESRDAVAREE, via the coding sequence ATGTACCTCACCAAGTCCGATTACAAAGTCGCGCGTACATGCGCCACGAAGCTCTACTACCGCAAGACCGGGCAGTTTCCCAACGACACAGGCGACGAATACATGCGCCTGCTGGCCGAGGGCGGGTTCATGGTCGAGGAGATCGCCCGCCAGATGCACCCCGGCGGCCGGTACATCGGCTTTCACGGCACGCCGGAGCAGGCCGCGGAGCGCACCCGGCACGAGATCGAGCAGGGTGACTGCGTCCTGTTCGAAGCAACGTTCGTCGCCGGCGCGCTTCACGCCCGCGTGGACGTGCTGGTCCGGCGTGGTGACGAGGTGCATCTGATCGAGGTAAAGTCTGCCTCGTTTCCCGGGGACGAGCACCGTGCCCGCCTGCAGGCCGGGCTGCCGGGCGTGATGCGGGGGAAAAAGCCGCCGCATCCGCTGGTGGACAAGTGGCCGCCGCACGTGGAAGATGTCGCGTTTCAGACGTGGGTGGCGCGGCAGGCGCTGCCCGGCTGGCACATCCGGCCGTTCCTGATGATGCCGGACCGCGACGCGCGAACGGAGCTCGACGGGCTGTGGCAGTGGTTCCGGCTGGAGCGCGCCCCCCACGGCGGCCGCCCCGCCGTGACGTTCCACGGGGACGCCGAGGCGCTGCGGCGGAAGCCGTTCCTGGCCAAGGTCGACATCTCGGCCGAGGTGGAGCTGGTGCTGGGGGAGGTAATCGGCGCCGCGACCGAGTTCGTGACGAGCCTGGTTCCGCAGCCCCGGCCCATTCTGGTGCCCATCTCGGTGAAGTGCCGCGAATGCGAGCTGCACGACGAAACGGAAGCGGGCGACGCACGCCTGTTCGCCGGCTGCTGGGGCGATCTGGCCGACGTGCGCCCCAACCTCTTCGACATCTACTCCGTAGCCACCATCGGCGGCCTGCGCAGCCCCGTCGCCAACCGACTGATCAACGAGCGTCGCGTGCGCCTGTTGGACATGGACGAGGCGCATCTGGTAAAGGCGGATGGCTCAGTGGGGGCGGCGAACACCCGCCAGTTGATCCAGCTGCGCAACACCCGGATCAACCGCGAGTGGGTGAGCGAAGACTTTCCTCGTATCCTGGACGGGTTCACCTACCCTCTTCACTTCATCGATTTCGAGACGTCGGCGCTGGCCATTCCCTACCACGCGGGCATGCGGCCGTACGAGCCGGTGGCGTACCAGTGGAGCTGCCACACCGTGCCCCACCCCGGCGCCGCCCCGGTGCATTCGGAATGGATAAACTCCACCGACGCCTTTCCCAACCGCGAGTTCGCCGAGACCCTGCGGAACACCGTGGGTGACGCCGGAACCGTGTTCATGTGGGCGACCCACGAACGCACCATCCTGAGGAAAATCCATTCGCAGCTCGCCGAGCGCGGCGAGGCCGACGCGGACGTGTGCGGGTGGGCGGAGGAGCTGGAGGGCCGACTGGTGGACATGAACAAGCTCACCTTCGACCACTACTTCCATCCGCGGATGGGTGGGCGTACGTCGATCAAGTACGTGGTACGGGCCGTGTGGGCAGAGAACCCGCGGGTGCGGGATGCGTTTCCGGAGTACGACGGGCCGGGCGCCGCCTGCCTCTACGGCTCGCTGCCGGCGGTGGAGATCGCGGGGGCGCCGTTCGAAGTGCGAGAAGGCACCGCCGCCGTCCGCGCCTACCAGGCCATGATGTACGGCGCGGAGTCACGCGATGCCGTCGCGCGGGAGGAG